One stretch of Haladaptatus sp. R4 DNA includes these proteins:
- a CDS encoding SDR family NAD(P)-dependent oxidoreductase, protein MNVDVYDSLDGQCALVTGANRGIGAEIAAGLTALGARVYAGARNPNEVTATDQRAVELDVTDGNTIRGAVETITDEEGRLDIVVNNAATYGPTGKLESLSDEAIETTLRTNLHGPMLVTKHALSLLTEREDGRVVTLSSGSGQFDGGIDTGHLPYGVSKAGVNAFTDALAVQYPDLLVNAVCPGWVRTDMGGSSAPRSVETGAETPVWLARFKSGGPSGRLWRDKTLVEWYPFGRIRLIARQSHGCITIIMFAKIREDTPN, encoded by the coding sequence ATGAACGTCGACGTGTACGACTCGTTGGACGGACAGTGTGCGCTCGTCACGGGGGCGAATCGGGGGATCGGTGCGGAGATCGCGGCGGGACTAACTGCACTCGGCGCACGGGTGTACGCCGGAGCGCGGAATCCGAACGAAGTCACGGCGACGGACCAGCGGGCCGTCGAACTCGACGTAACCGACGGGAACACGATTCGGGGCGCAGTGGAGACGATCACCGACGAGGAAGGACGGCTCGATATCGTGGTGAACAACGCCGCGACGTACGGGCCGACCGGGAAGTTGGAGTCGCTGTCGGACGAGGCAATCGAGACGACGCTTCGGACGAACCTCCACGGGCCGATGCTCGTCACGAAACACGCACTGTCGTTGCTGACCGAGCGCGAGGACGGGCGCGTCGTGACCCTCTCCAGCGGCTCGGGGCAGTTCGACGGCGGCATCGATACCGGCCATCTCCCGTACGGCGTGTCGAAAGCCGGTGTGAACGCGTTCACCGACGCGCTGGCGGTGCAGTATCCCGACCTCCTCGTCAACGCTGTCTGTCCGGGGTGGGTCCGAACCGATATGGGTGGGTCGAGTGCCCCGCGGAGCGTCGAGACGGGTGCCGAGACGCCGGTCTGGTTGGCGCGTTTCAAATCTGGCGGCCCGAGCGGGCGACTCTGGCGGGACAAAACCCTCGTCGAGTGGTACCCGTTCGGACGGATTCGACTCATTGCTAGACAATCTCACGGTTGCATAACGATTATTATGTTCGCCAAAATACGTGAAGATACACCCAACTGA
- a CDS encoding HalOD1 output domain-containing protein: MSPGSQLTPPEPTIPAKSPPRQFAVREDEQVSEAVIRAVSEQENVDLQNVAPLYERIDPDALDDFFEPNYDGRVPTVTSVEFDYGGYTVVVRGSGIVELH, from the coding sequence ATGTCTCCGGGAAGCCAACTGACACCCCCAGAACCGACGATACCGGCGAAATCGCCCCCGCGACAGTTTGCTGTTCGGGAGGACGAGCAGGTGAGCGAGGCAGTCATCCGCGCCGTCTCCGAGCAGGAGAACGTCGACCTCCAGAACGTCGCGCCGCTCTACGAACGGATCGACCCCGACGCGTTGGACGACTTCTTCGAACCCAACTACGACGGCCGGGTACCAACCGTCACCAGCGTCGAGTTCGATTACGGCGGATACACGGTCGTCGTCCGTGGCTCCGGTATCGTCGAACTCCACTGA